From uncultured Pseudodesulfovibrio sp.:
TGGACTTGGGCGAAAGGTCCATACAGGTGAAGTTGAGCTTGCGGGTGCGCAGATGGGGGCGCGACATCCATAGAGCAAGCACAGCCGTCAATGGCCCGGAGCCGAGATCGGCAATTTCGCCACCGTCAGGGATATCCAGTTCCAGACCGGCAAACAGCCGGGACATGCGGTACAGGTTCCATGGAAGGAAATAGTAGAGATACGGCGACAGAAATTTGTCGTCGGTCATGTATTCCTTGCGGCGTTGGGTGCGCTCATTGGTCAGACCTCGTGACATATCCCTGATGTCATATTTCAGGTGGTCGCGGTGTTTGCCTTTGAGAGGCCACACCTTTTTCAAGTGAGCGCCGAAACGTTCCAACTCTGACGCATTCTTCGGGGTGAGATTGGGAAAGAGTCCATCAATAGACATAGCTAAACCGCATCCTTTGTATAAAATCATCACCAAATCCCGCATCGCCTGTCAGGTCCAGCCGGATCATGGTATCGGGCAGGGACTCGGCAAAATGCCGGGCCTGCTTGTCAGTGGTCAGTATTTCAGTTCCTCTCAGGGAGGAGTTGCCTGCCTTAATTGCTTTGTTTTTGCAACCGGGAGGCAGGAACCCGAGAATTTCCAGATCATCCAAGCTTACGTATTCGCCCAGAGCGCCGGCAATGTAAATTTTCTTCAAGCCTGTTGGACCGAATCCTGCGCATTGAGCAGGGCTGACATAGCCAGATTGAAGGCCGCTTTCACTTTGAGGATTTCTTCGATGTCCGAAGCCGGGAGATGGAGCGTGTCGTTGATGACAAAGGCTGGTTCGCCCTGAGTGATTGTGACCTTGTCGGCCAATTTTGTGGCTAGCGGCGTACTGCCTGTGTCGAATTGTCCAGATTCATTGACTACGCCATGCTTGCGCAGGATGGCGACCAACGAGAGATATCCAGTGCCGGTCATGCCGGTTTTCTCGGAGGCTGAGTCATCGAAATAACGAGATTTAAGCCCCTTGGGTGTCAGGGTGAATCCGGTGATGGCTCCGGGGCCTGCAGTTCGTCCAAAGGAGAGTCCAACACCCTCAAGGGCTGGTCCCATGGGGACACTGGCGCAGATTCGTTTGTCCGGGGACAGGGCAAGAATGAATTCTCCATTGGTACCGAGATCGGCCAGCAGAAATGGGTAATCTGGTGTGTCGTGATATTCCAACGCAGTTAATCCGGCGGAAATGTCCGCGCCTACGAACGGTGCGAGTAGGCGCGGAATGTACGCATCTGGTAGCTCGGTTGTCAGGTGTTGTTCATCTCCACCGGTGTAAGACAGTGTGTACGGGGCAGTAGCGAGGTCGTCCGGTTCCATACCGAGCAGGATGTATGTCATGACCGAATTGCCGGAAACCACGAGTGCGGTACATGAGCCGTCGAGTGTGGCAGCCGTTGTCTGTACCAGCTCTGTGAGTCGATCAACAATGAGGGCGCGTAACACCGTTCGACCTTTCGGGGTGGCTGCTACCGCCAATCGTGACATGACCTCGGAGCCTAGACCTATCTGCGGGTTGAGCTCCTGTCCCGATGCCACGAGAACGTCATCAATAAGGGCAGTCCAGTGAATGGACGTGGTGCCAAGATCGACGGCCAGAGCAAAGTTGCCGGTTCTGTTTGCAAGGCTGTGTGTGGTCGGTTTTGAACGGATCGGTTCCGGCAGTTCAATGTCACACGATTCGGACGGGTGCAGACAGGCGAGCCGCCAGCCTTGAGCAATGGCGTCCTCACCAAGTTTTTTTATCTCGTCGGCAGTGTGTGTCGGGGCGTCATTCACATAACGAACACGGCATAACCCACATTTGCCCATGCCTGAACAGAGCGGTACGCCATGCCACAGACCACCCAGGAAGATAGCGCGGGCCAAAGTGTCACCGGAATTCGGTTCAAGGGCGATATGTTCGCCAGTATGTGTGTGAATGTGTATGCTCACCATGTTCTCCGTTGGTGCCGGGAGACTAGCGTATGGGCCGAGCCATGTAAATGTTGTTGCGCACTCTTGGCAGCGGCGGGTTGGGCTGTTAGTATTGTACACACAAGGGAAAAACGTGTTCAAGAATCCATTTAAAGTCGCAGTCAAACAATCATCAGGAAAGCGTGCTGCTTATCGTGCCAAAATCAGTGGTTTGCACGTTAAGGTTGTCGGGCGTCTTTCTGTATATTCAGCTTCGGATCTGAGCCCTACAGGGCTTGGATTGTCCGGTTCTACCGGTGTGCGTGAAGGAGATGTTTTTGTTTTGAGTTTTTATCTCAAGGGGAAGCGGGTGGCTGCTGATCTTCAGGCGAGGGTTGTACGAGCCAAACCCCTGTTTACCGGTCTGATCTTTGTGAATCCCGATAGACGCCAGATGGACGCCTTGCACACTCTGGTGCTTGAAGAGCAGAAAGAGCAGGCCGAAGAGCGGAAAAAGATTCGATACAGGTTTGATTAGCAGCGGTTCATACGTTTGAGTGCATCATCCAGATGTTTGAGCCAGATATCAACCAACCGGTCATATTCTCCGGCTCCTTTTAACAGCGGCTCACATTTGATACCTGCTGTTTCAAGGCGGGATTTCCAGCTTGTCTCCGAGTCGCCTATCATGTCGCGTGCAACGTGCCAGCCCGCTCCAAATAGGAAGGGAACAAGGTATGCTTTTTTGACCCCGTTTTCCTTGAATCGTTCGATCACGACATCAATGCCCGCTTCTTTCTGATGTTCCATGACTCCCATGTGGACGGTCTTGTCCCGTTTTTGGAAGGCGCGATGCATGGCCTCGTAATAAATGCTGCCGTCGTGGCGGGTGCCATGTCCCATGAAGAGTACTGCGTCGTTTTCCCCTTTACCCTCTTCCGCAATGGACATGATGATGTCGGCCACCTGTTCAAGGCCGGTTTCACCTGCAACGAGCGGGAAGCCCACTTCCACGCGGTTGAAGCCGCCTTCTTTGAGCATTTGATCATTCGCCAGACTGAGGAGTTCATGGAATTCGGTACCGGGGATAAGGTGGAGCGACTGAATGGCTACATGGGTTACGCCGTCTTCAAGAAGGCGGTCCAGAGCCATGGGCACGGAATCCACTGCCTCGCCTGCTTTTTCCATATGACCACGGATGATGCTGGATGTATAAGCTACGCGTACGGGCACGTCGGGATATGCTTTGTTAACTCGTTCGATGATGTGATCGAGCGAGGCCATGGCATTTTTGTTGCGTGAGCCGAAGGCGGCGAGGACAATGGCTGTTTTCATCATTGCTTGTTCTTTTTTACCAATGCCAGCGAGAAATAGTGTGGCGTTTTCGGGGCATCCTTGATGTCCATGAGAATGGATTCATCGTCCATGCCTAGCCGGGAGACCAGAACGGTCTTGTCGTCCAGGCGGAGCCGGGTCAGGGTGTCCCGTATTTCTTCAAAGTTTTTGTACGCCTTGAGAATAACGGCATTGTCCGCCACGTCAAGCTGTGCTTCTAATTTTTCGGGGTCTGTGACACCGGAAGTGATGAGCAGGGACTCTTTGGACTCGCACAAGACCAGTCCTATTTTGGATGCAGCGGCGTGGAAAGAGGTAATGCCGGGGATGGCCTGAAGTTTGATCGAAGGGTCTTTGATGAGCAGAGTGCGCTGCAAATACCCATAGGTGGAGTAAGTCAGCGGATCGCCCAGCGTCAGGAAGGCCGCGTTTTGGCCGTTATTCAGGACTTTGGCCACAATGTCGGCGTTAGCTGTCCATGCCTGTTCCAACTCGTTCTTATCTTTGGTCATGGGGAAACCAAGCTGGATAACACGGACCCCTTCTTTGAGGTGCGGCTTGGCAATGGCGTATGCCGTGGAGTAGTCGTTCTTGGTAGACGCGGCGGCAAAGATGACATCAACCTCGCCAAGAGCGCGCACTGCCTTGAGGGTGAGAAGTTCCGGGTCGCCGGGGCCGACGCCTATGCCGTAGAGAATGCCTTTTTTTATCACGATATATCCTTTGGGCAGAGCGTGGTTATTCGTGCTCTGCTGTGTATCAAT
This genomic window contains:
- a CDS encoding ASKHA domain-containing protein; its protein translation is MKKIYIAGALGEYVSLDDLEILGFLPPGCKNKAIKAGNSSLRGTEILTTDKQARHFAESLPDTMIRLDLTGDAGFGDDFIQRMRFSYVY
- a CDS encoding ASKHA domain-containing protein, which gives rise to MSIHIHTHTGEHIALEPNSGDTLARAIFLGGLWHGVPLCSGMGKCGLCRVRYVNDAPTHTADEIKKLGEDAIAQGWRLACLHPSESCDIELPEPIRSKPTTHSLANRTGNFALAVDLGTTSIHWTALIDDVLVASGQELNPQIGLGSEVMSRLAVAATPKGRTVLRALIVDRLTELVQTTAATLDGSCTALVVSGNSVMTYILLGMEPDDLATAPYTLSYTGGDEQHLTTELPDAYIPRLLAPFVGADISAGLTALEYHDTPDYPFLLADLGTNGEFILALSPDKRICASVPMGPALEGVGLSFGRTAGPGAITGFTLTPKGLKSRYFDDSASEKTGMTGTGYLSLVAILRKHGVVNESGQFDTGSTPLATKLADKVTITQGEPAFVINDTLHLPASDIEEILKVKAAFNLAMSALLNAQDSVQQA
- a CDS encoding PilZ domain-containing protein, coding for MFKNPFKVAVKQSSGKRAAYRAKISGLHVKVVGRLSVYSASDLSPTGLGLSGSTGVREGDVFVLSFYLKGKRVAADLQARVVRAKPLFTGLIFVNPDRRQMDALHTLVLEEQKEQAEERKKIRYRFD
- a CDS encoding sirohydrochlorin cobaltochelatase; amino-acid sequence: MMKTAIVLAAFGSRNKNAMASLDHIIERVNKAYPDVPVRVAYTSSIIRGHMEKAGEAVDSVPMALDRLLEDGVTHVAIQSLHLIPGTEFHELLSLANDQMLKEGGFNRVEVGFPLVAGETGLEQVADIIMSIAEEGKGENDAVLFMGHGTRHDGSIYYEAMHRAFQKRDKTVHMGVMEHQKEAGIDVVIERFKENGVKKAYLVPFLFGAGWHVARDMIGDSETSWKSRLETAGIKCEPLLKGAGEYDRLVDIWLKHLDDALKRMNRC
- the cobI gene encoding precorrin-2 C(20)-methyltransferase; amino-acid sequence: MIKKGILYGIGVGPGDPELLTLKAVRALGEVDVIFAAASTKNDYSTAYAIAKPHLKEGVRVIQLGFPMTKDKNELEQAWTANADIVAKVLNNGQNAAFLTLGDPLTYSTYGYLQRTLLIKDPSIKLQAIPGITSFHAAASKIGLVLCESKESLLITSGVTDPEKLEAQLDVADNAVILKAYKNFEEIRDTLTRLRLDDKTVLVSRLGMDDESILMDIKDAPKTPHYFSLALVKKNKQ